DNA from Paratractidigestivibacter faecalis:
CGGGCTTGGCGCGCAGGACGACGGACTCCTTGCCCTTGTCCTTGCCGGAGAGGACGACGACCTTATCGCCCTTCTTAACGTTCATCTTAGGCATTGGGTAATCCTCCCTAGAGCGTCTCAGGCGCGAGCGAGACGATCTTCATGTACTTGTGATCGCGAAGCTCGCGGGCGACGGGCCCAAAGATACGGGTGCCCTTGGGCTCGCCCTCCTTGTCAACCAGGACGCAGGCGTTCTGGTCGAACTTGATGTAGCTGCCGTCCTTGCGACGGGTCTCCTTGACGGTACGCACGATGACGCAGCGAACGATGTCGCCCTTCTTCACCGAGCCACCGGGCGTGGCCTCCTGAACGGCGCCGATGATGACGTCGGCGATGCCGGCGTAACGACGCTTGGAGCCACCAAGGACCTTGATGCACTTCACGCGACGCGCGCCAGAGTTGTCGGCGACGGTGAGCATGCTCTCCATCTGAATCATGTTGGTGTTCCTCCGAACCTATGCCCTCCCCAGAGGTGCGCCCACACGAGCGGCGCACATGGGGTGGTTTGGGTTTTCAAATACTTACTTGGCGCGCTCGACGATCTCCACGACACGCCAACGCTTGGTCTTGGACAGCGGGCGGGTCTCCATGACGGTGACGGTGTCGCCAAGGCCACACTCGTTCTTCTCGTCGTGGCAGTGGAGCTTCTTGGAGATGGTCATCATCTTGCCGTACTTGGGGTGGTGCTTGCGGTAGTCGATCTTGACCGTGATGCTCTTGTCGCCGGAGATGGAGACAACGACACCGGTGCGGACCTTACGCGCGTTCCTGCTAGTGGTCTCTGCCATAACTACACTCCTGCGATCTACTGAGCGTCAGCGGAGTTCTCCGCTGCGATCTGGCGGGCACGCTGCTCGGTGAGGAGACGAGCGATGTCCTTCTTGACGTTCTTGACACGAGCCGTGTTGTCGAGCTGGCTCGTGGCCATCTGGAAGCGAAGGTTGAAGAGCTCGGCGCGGCCCTCCTCGACCTTCTTGGCGAGCTCCTCGTCGGTGAGCTCCTGGATGTCCTTGTACTTCATTAGGCTTCCTCCCCGTCCTGCTGCACGGTGCGGGTGACGATCTTGGTCTTGATGGGCAGCTTGTGCTGGGCCAGACGCAGGGCCTCGCGAGCCACGGCATCCTCGACGCCGTCGATCTCGAACATGATGCGGCCCGGCTTGACGACGGCCACCCACTCCTCGGGGTTGCCCTTACCGGAACCCATGCGGGTCTCAGCCGGCTTCTTG
Protein-coding regions in this window:
- the rplN gene encoding 50S ribosomal protein L14, producing the protein MIQMESMLTVADNSGARRVKCIKVLGGSKRRYAGIADVIIGAVQEATPGGSVKKGDIVRCVIVRTVKETRRKDGSYIKFDQNACVLVDKEGEPKGTRIFGPVARELRDHKYMKIVSLAPETL
- the rpsQ gene encoding 30S ribosomal protein S17, translated to MAETTSRNARKVRTGVVVSISGDKSITVKIDYRKHHPKYGKMMTISKKLHCHDEKNECGLGDTVTVMETRPLSKTKRWRVVEIVERAK
- the rpmC gene encoding 50S ribosomal protein L29 translates to MKYKDIQELTDEELAKKVEEGRAELFNLRFQMATSQLDNTARVKNVKKDIARLLTEQRARQIAAENSADAQ